A region from the Solibacillus sp. FSL H8-0523 genome encodes:
- a CDS encoding methylmalonyl-CoA mutase family protein — protein sequence MSTNMKHIEFQSASYDQWQEEAVKALKGKPFESLFTKTIENITLEPLYTKESLIEKLGEQLEKQVSTIRTLSQSATFAVAQQIIGDTEESFFANLDESLTRGNEVITISSPQAFEWTEAAIAQLATYLSENSFKIVVPSTDDAVLAVFDKIDEAKREIVNGYIVAPEAFELTSFPNVRTVCANTISYHNNGANAVQELAIALALASKQAQTAENFKAFEQKFFVQFAADTQFFAEVAKIRAFKVLWKAFASAFGNEASAVPVVVETSVRSFSKYDVYVNLLRAGNEAFSAAIGGADVITVHPHDCLTQITEQSVRIARNVSLVTKEESLVTKVLDPAGGSYFIESLTADYVKAAWAMFLEIEQAGGLDAYGIDAKIEDVYKARIKEVETRKHSLIGTNIYANPVDEIPTTENAQFADVKRIAASFENLRTSFAQAELKAVILTFGQLKNYKPRADFVQGFFATAGIVADQTEGFQTIEEAKAWIATADYDYVVVAATDDDTKQLIPALLEGKKQGLVIDAAGKYKEEAEAWTANGLNGFIFAGQNIVEKLNDVVTTVKGAQS from the coding sequence ATGTCAACTAATATGAAACACATTGAATTTCAATCAGCTAGCTATGATCAGTGGCAAGAAGAAGCGGTAAAAGCTCTTAAAGGAAAACCGTTCGAATCACTGTTTACAAAAACAATTGAAAACATTACGCTTGAACCGCTTTACACGAAAGAAAGCTTAATCGAAAAGTTAGGTGAGCAATTAGAAAAGCAAGTTTCAACAATTCGTACGTTATCACAATCGGCAACATTTGCGGTTGCACAGCAAATTATTGGTGATACCGAAGAGAGCTTCTTTGCAAACTTAGATGAAAGCTTAACACGCGGTAACGAAGTGATTACAATCTCTAGCCCACAAGCTTTTGAATGGACTGAAGCAGCAATTGCCCAATTAGCTACATATTTATCAGAAAATTCATTTAAAATCGTCGTTCCATCAACTGACGACGCAGTGTTAGCTGTATTCGATAAAATCGACGAAGCTAAACGAGAAATCGTAAACGGTTACATTGTTGCGCCTGAAGCATTTGAACTAACTAGCTTCCCGAACGTACGCACAGTTTGTGCTAATACAATTTCTTACCACAACAACGGCGCAAATGCGGTACAAGAATTAGCAATCGCGTTAGCGTTAGCATCTAAACAAGCGCAAACAGCAGAAAACTTTAAAGCATTTGAACAAAAATTCTTCGTTCAATTCGCGGCGGATACACAATTCTTTGCAGAAGTTGCAAAAATTCGTGCCTTTAAAGTGTTATGGAAAGCGTTTGCTTCAGCATTCGGCAATGAAGCAAGCGCTGTCCCAGTTGTAGTAGAAACATCTGTACGTAGCTTCTCGAAGTACGATGTGTATGTAAACTTACTACGCGCAGGCAACGAAGCATTCTCAGCAGCAATCGGCGGTGCGGACGTAATTACCGTTCACCCACATGACTGCTTAACACAAATTACAGAGCAATCTGTACGTATTGCACGAAACGTATCACTTGTGACAAAAGAAGAATCTCTTGTTACAAAAGTACTTGATCCAGCAGGGGGTTCTTACTTCATCGAGTCATTAACGGCAGATTACGTAAAAGCGGCATGGGCGATGTTCCTTGAAATCGAACAAGCTGGTGGCTTAGACGCTTACGGCATCGATGCAAAAATCGAAGACGTATACAAAGCACGTATCAAAGAAGTAGAAACACGCAAGCATTCATTAATCGGAACAAATATTTATGCAAATCCAGTAGACGAGATTCCGACAACTGAAAATGCACAATTTGCAGATGTGAAACGTATTGCGGCGTCATTTGAAAACTTACGTACTAGCTTCGCACAAGCAGAGCTAAAAGCAGTGATCCTAACATTTGGTCAACTTAAAAACTACAAGCCGCGTGCAGATTTCGTACAAGGTTTCTTCGCAACAGCGGGGATTGTAGCAGACCAAACAGAAGGCTTCCAAACAATTGAAGAGGCAAAAGCTTGGATTGCGACTGCAGACTATGATTACGTAGTTGTGGCAGCAACTGATGATGACACAAAACAATTAATCCCAGCGTTACTTGAAGGTAAAAAACAAGGTCTAGTAATAGACGCAGCTGGTAAATATAAAGAAGAAGCAGAAGCTTGGACTGCAAATGGCTTAAACGGCTTTATTTTTGCAGGTCAAAACATCGTTGAAAAATTAAACGATGTCGTAACGACTGTGAAAGGGGCACAATCATGA
- a CDS encoding dihydrolipoamide acetyltransferase family protein, translating into MTSQNIVMPQLGESVTEGKIERWLVQVGDTVNKYDPLAEVTTDKVNAEIPSSFTGVIKELIATEGETLPVGAVVCVIEVEGDELPPAPSPKSSNVSSAILNAGVQRKEPPVSTTAAKPEKPARTGGRYSPAVMVLASDNNVDLTQVTGTGADGRITRKDVEAYVAAGKPTTAQEVSQPVQQAPSASTETPKQQEPMATASGDIEIPVTQVRKAIAKNMLRSTHEIPHAWMMMEVDVTELVEYRDSIKNEFKKKEGFNLTYFAFFLKAVAQALKEFPMINSVWADDKIIQKKAINLSIAVATDDALFVPVIKNVDEKSIKGIAKEIHEYAHLVRNGNLKLEHMQGGTFTVNNTGSFGSIQSMGIINYPQAAILQVESIVKRPVIVQGNMIAPRSIVNLCLSLDHRILDGMICGKFLSRVKEILENVDKDKMSVY; encoded by the coding sequence ATGACAAGTCAAAATATCGTAATGCCACAGCTTGGCGAAAGTGTAACAGAAGGAAAAATTGAGCGTTGGCTTGTACAAGTTGGCGATACTGTAAATAAATATGACCCATTAGCGGAAGTGACAACAGATAAAGTAAATGCAGAAATTCCGTCATCGTTTACAGGGGTCATTAAAGAATTAATTGCAACAGAAGGCGAAACATTACCAGTTGGCGCGGTTGTTTGTGTGATTGAAGTAGAGGGTGATGAATTACCACCTGCACCCTCGCCAAAAAGCTCGAATGTCAGCTCAGCCATTTTAAATGCAGGTGTTCAGCGTAAGGAGCCGCCTGTGTCAACAACAGCCGCAAAGCCAGAAAAACCAGCGCGTACAGGTGGCCGTTATTCACCTGCAGTTATGGTACTGGCGTCAGATAATAACGTTGACTTAACGCAAGTGACAGGTACAGGTGCAGATGGCCGTATTACACGTAAAGACGTTGAAGCGTATGTCGCTGCAGGCAAACCGACAACCGCACAAGAAGTTTCTCAGCCAGTTCAGCAAGCTCCAAGTGCAAGTACTGAAACACCAAAACAACAAGAACCAATGGCCACGGCAAGTGGTGACATCGAAATTCCAGTCACACAAGTACGTAAAGCGATTGCAAAAAATATGCTTCGTAGCACACACGAAATCCCACATGCATGGATGATGATGGAAGTGGATGTGACAGAGCTTGTGGAATACCGTGATTCGATTAAAAATGAATTTAAGAAAAAAGAAGGCTTTAATTTAACGTACTTTGCCTTCTTCTTAAAGGCTGTGGCACAAGCATTAAAAGAATTCCCAATGATTAATTCTGTGTGGGCAGATGATAAAATTATTCAAAAGAAAGCGATTAATTTATCGATTGCAGTTGCGACAGACGATGCCTTGTTCGTTCCGGTTATAAAAAATGTTGATGAAAAATCGATTAAAGGCATTGCAAAGGAAATTCATGAATATGCGCATCTTGTACGTAATGGCAATTTGAAATTAGAGCATATGCAAGGCGGTACATTTACGGTAAACAACACAGGTTCATTTGGTTCAATTCAATCAATGGGTATTATCAATTATCCACAAGCTGCAATTTTACAGGTGGAAAGTATTGTAAAAAGACCTGTAATAGTACAGGGTAATATGATAGCTCCGAGGTCGATTGTGAATTTATGTTTATCATTAGATCATAGAATTTTAGATGGGATGATTTGTGGTAAATTCTTATCTCGCGTAAAGGAAATTCTCGAAAATGTCGATAAAGACAAGATGTCAGTCTACTAA
- a CDS encoding alpha-ketoacid dehydrogenase subunit beta, with the protein MPVISYIDAINLAMKEEMERDDRVFVLGEDVGLKGGVFKATTGLYDQFGEQRVLDTPLAESAIAGVAIGAAMYGMRPIAEMQFADFIMPAVNQIVSEAAKIRYRTNNDWSCPLVVRAPFGGGIHGALYHSQSVEALFAGTPGLKIVIPSTPYDAKGLLKAAIRDPDPVLFFEHKRAYRLIKGEVPTEDYTVPIGKADVKREGGDVTVITYGLAVHFALQAADRLAKDGIETHILDLRTVYPLDQGAIIEAAKKTGKVLLITEDNKEGSIMSEVAAIIAEHCLFDLDAPIQRLAGPDVPAMPYAPTMEKFFMINPDKVERAIRELAAF; encoded by the coding sequence ATGCCGGTAATTTCTTATATTGATGCAATTAATCTTGCGATGAAAGAAGAAATGGAACGTGATGACCGCGTCTTCGTACTTGGTGAGGATGTTGGCTTAAAGGGTGGTGTGTTTAAAGCAACTACCGGCCTCTACGATCAATTTGGTGAACAGCGCGTTTTAGATACGCCACTTGCGGAAAGTGCCATTGCTGGTGTAGCAATTGGTGCGGCGATGTATGGCATGCGTCCAATCGCTGAAATGCAGTTTGCTGATTTTATTATGCCTGCTGTCAATCAAATTGTTTCTGAAGCGGCGAAAATTCGTTACCGTACGAATAATGATTGGAGCTGTCCGTTAGTTGTCCGTGCTCCGTTTGGTGGAGGGATTCACGGGGCGCTGTATCACTCGCAATCTGTAGAAGCACTTTTTGCGGGAACGCCAGGTCTTAAAATCGTTATTCCGTCAACACCGTATGATGCAAAAGGCTTGTTAAAAGCTGCCATTCGCGATCCAGACCCTGTGTTATTTTTCGAGCATAAACGTGCGTATCGTTTAATTAAAGGTGAGGTGCCAACCGAAGACTACACAGTACCGATTGGCAAAGCGGATGTGAAGCGTGAAGGTGGCGATGTGACCGTTATTACATATGGTCTAGCGGTTCATTTTGCCTTACAAGCAGCAGATCGTTTAGCGAAGGATGGTATCGAAACGCATATTTTAGATTTGCGTACAGTGTATCCGCTAGATCAAGGAGCCATTATTGAAGCAGCAAAAAAGACAGGGAAAGTTTTACTAATTACTGAAGATAATAAAGAAGGTAGCATCATGAGTGAGGTTGCTGCAATTATTGCAGAGCATTGTTTATTTGACTTAGATGCACCGATTCAGCGTTTAGCTGGGCCAGATGTACCGGCGATGCCATACGCACCAACAATGGAAAAGTTCTTTATGATAAATCCCGATAAAGTAGAACGCGCAATTCGAGAGCTAGCTGCGTTTTAA